Proteins encoded by one window of Ignavibacteriota bacterium:
- a CDS encoding DUF3467 domain-containing protein, producing the protein MEKNSENKAQQINIELGEKEAEGIYSNLAIITHSPAEFILDFTRVVPGVPKAKVHARIITTPQHAKMLLKALQDNISKFEKRFGEINIDGQSSPQFGFTNLNKDERIN; encoded by the coding sequence ATGGAAAAAAACAGCGAAAATAAGGCACAGCAAATCAATATTGAACTTGGTGAAAAAGAAGCTGAAGGAATTTACTCCAATTTGGCAATTATTACGCATTCTCCGGCAGAATTTATTTTAGATTTTACCAGAGTTGTACCGGGTGTGCCGAAAGCAAAAGTACATGCAAGGATAATTACAACGCCACAGCATGCCAAAATGCTATTAAAAGCATTACAAGATAATATTTCAAAATTTGAAAAAAGATTCGGTGAAATAAATATAGATGGTCAATCGTCCCCTCAATTTGGCTTTACCAATTTGAATAAAGACGAAAGAATTAATTAA
- a CDS encoding T9SS type A sorting domain-containing protein, giving the protein MKSAVKFSFLLLIIFLKISIYAQDSNVVNYSLWLEKPVSFGTLDTKVDEGSFKEGKGFVIPKTTLPSSPIDFSMYQKLYDALTGGVFTVEYGALNNDIIMKIFIRKLVPNGNTYLNLGVDKDTLFSYFEIRIWELPDSNLYPEKTSYYFNEGYHAYFSVPKSPEFLEFLNMTNISQDDSLAFAYLEEQNINLKNVDDWTPEGIQTIETADSIKFKAIHLSRIGGGKKKAIAKVNPTSGIELNELNEIPNNFELFQNYPNPFNPSTKIKFSIPQLYNKNSAKVSIKIFDVLGRQILTLVNENKRSGVYEINFDTNQLIRMTSGIYFYSLQADNYRVVRKMILTK; this is encoded by the coding sequence ATGAAATCTGCAGTAAAATTTAGTTTTTTACTTTTAATCATTTTTTTAAAAATTTCGATATATGCGCAAGATTCCAATGTGGTAAATTATAGCTTGTGGCTTGAGAAACCTGTGTCATTCGGCACATTGGATACAAAGGTTGATGAAGGCTCTTTTAAAGAAGGAAAAGGATTTGTTATTCCTAAAACAACGTTACCTTCAAGCCCAATTGACTTTTCGATGTATCAAAAATTATATGATGCTCTTACCGGCGGTGTTTTCACAGTTGAATACGGTGCTTTAAATAATGACATAATTATGAAAATCTTCATTAGAAAATTAGTGCCAAATGGAAATACATATTTAAATTTAGGAGTAGATAAAGATACGCTGTTCTCATATTTTGAGATTAGAATTTGGGAATTGCCGGATTCAAATTTATACCCGGAAAAAACCAGCTATTATTTTAATGAAGGTTATCATGCATATTTTTCTGTTCCAAAATCTCCGGAATTTTTAGAATTCTTGAATATGACAAATATAAGTCAGGATGATAGTCTTGCCTTTGCTTATTTGGAAGAACAGAACATTAATTTAAAAAATGTAGATGATTGGACACCTGAAGGAATTCAAACAATTGAGACAGCGGATTCGATTAAATTTAAAGCAATTCATTTATCCAGAATCGGAGGCGGAAAGAAGAAAGCAATTGCGAAAGTGAATCCTACTTCCGGAATTGAGCTAAATGAGTTAAATGAAATCCCCAATAATTTTGAACTATTTCAAAATTATCCAAACCCTTTTAACCCAAGTACAAAAATTAAATTTTCAATCCCACAACTTTATAACAAAAATTCCGCAAAAGTTTCTATTAAAATTTTTGACGTTCTCGGTAGGCAGATATTAACTCTGGTTAATGAAAATAAAAGATCAGGTGTTTACGAAATTAATTTTGATACGAATCAACTGATCCGAATGACGAGTGGAATTTATTTTTACTCATTGCAGGCCGATAATTATAGGGTTGTGCGGAAAATGATTCTGACGAAATAA
- a CDS encoding LptF/LptG family permease yields the protein MLKIIDKYLIRQFIQTVLFGLITFTLIFVVIDMMEKLDDFIDANTTWNIVVQYYFVFIPEIIRLMMPVAVMLGALFTVGKLSNQNELTAIKAGGISFYRFTLPFLSTAFIISLFAIYFGGFVVPEANKNRIFIEQNYLNKNMISSGSNIYFQDSATRIVTITYFNVKMGRANRVSIQEFDEKNIEKMISRIDAQSMKYDSTKKAWQLSDGVQRFFFNGKDSVSEFKELDVNYLTFTPDEVIQKQKIPDEMTLSELKKYSQEQFNAGTDPTRIEIEYHSRIAFAFASFVVILFGMTISANKRKGGTAIQFGINVLLTFVYLVFMKISQAFGKNGVFNPLITAWLANIIFFIAGVFNLIRIKK from the coding sequence ATTCTGAAAATAATTGATAAATATCTGATTAGACAATTTATTCAAACCGTACTTTTTGGTTTGATCACATTTACATTAATTTTTGTTGTAATTGACATGATGGAAAAACTTGATGATTTCATCGACGCAAACACAACATGGAATATTGTCGTTCAGTATTACTTTGTTTTTATTCCTGAAATAATAAGATTGATGATGCCGGTCGCGGTTATGCTCGGCGCGCTTTTCACAGTTGGTAAACTATCAAATCAAAATGAATTGACGGCAATAAAAGCAGGCGGAATAAGTTTCTATAGATTCACATTGCCGTTTTTGTCAACCGCATTTATTATAAGTCTCTTCGCTATTTATTTTGGCGGATTTGTTGTTCCTGAAGCAAATAAAAATAGAATCTTTATTGAGCAAAATTATTTAAATAAAAATATGATCAGCTCCGGCAGTAATATTTATTTTCAGGATTCAGCAACCAGAATTGTAACTATAACTTATTTTAATGTTAAAATGGGTCGTGCCAATAGAGTTAGTATTCAGGAATTTGATGAAAAAAATATTGAAAAAATGATTTCAAGAATCGACGCGCAATCAATGAAATACGATTCTACAAAAAAAGCTTGGCAATTATCTGACGGGGTACAAAGGTTTTTCTTTAACGGGAAAGATTCTGTTTCCGAATTTAAAGAACTAGATGTAAACTATCTTACTTTTACACCAGATGAAGTTATACAAAAACAAAAAATACCCGATGAAATGACTTTAAGTGAATTGAAAAAATATTCGCAGGAACAATTTAATGCGGGTACAGATCCAACGAGAATTGAAATTGAATATCACTCAAGAATAGCTTTTGCATTCGCCAGTTTTGTAGTAATTTTGTTTGGAATGACAATTTCCGCTAATAAGCGCAAAGGCGGAACCGCTATCCAATTCGGTATAAATGTTTTGCTTACTTTTGTTTATTTGGTTTTTATGAAAATAAGTCAAGCGTTTGGTAAAAACGGTGTGTTCAATCCGCTTATTACAGCATGGCTAGCAAACATTATATTTTTTATCGCGGGAGTATTTAACCTAATTCGAATAAAAAAATGA